The Variovorax paradoxus genome window below encodes:
- a CDS encoding type IV secretion system protein: MHRDEALERYTLEAQSWELDRARRAQGSAKTAWVVAAAATAVAVFAVAAVAGLTPLKQPVPVVIRVDSSSGIVDIVPAYEGTTDIQEVVTRNLLQNYVIARERYFYATAEADYELVASQNSPLLNQAWAASWAANNPLSPLNTFKDGTAIRAQVRAVTFLKLESGKEKLAQVRFSRYARAGGTGDEQTTHWVATIEFAYVPPSKDDKWRSLNPLGFRVVEYRREPEVAPTVAVPLSPAKQAR, from the coding sequence ATGCATCGTGACGAGGCGCTCGAGCGCTACACGCTCGAAGCTCAGAGCTGGGAGCTCGACCGCGCACGTCGCGCCCAAGGCTCAGCCAAGACCGCCTGGGTCGTGGCCGCGGCCGCCACGGCCGTCGCGGTATTCGCCGTGGCCGCCGTCGCCGGACTCACGCCCCTCAAGCAGCCGGTGCCGGTGGTCATTCGCGTGGACAGCAGCAGCGGCATCGTCGACATCGTGCCGGCCTATGAAGGCACCACCGACATTCAAGAGGTCGTGACGCGCAACCTGCTGCAGAACTACGTCATTGCGCGCGAGCGCTACTTCTATGCGACCGCCGAAGCCGACTACGAGCTGGTCGCCTCCCAGAACTCGCCTCTCCTGAACCAGGCCTGGGCGGCGTCGTGGGCCGCCAACAATCCACTCTCGCCGCTCAACACCTTCAAGGACGGCACGGCCATTCGCGCGCAAGTGCGTGCTGTGACCTTTCTCAAGCTGGAAAGCGGCAAGGAGAAGCTTGCACAAGTTCGCTTCAGCCGCTACGCCCGAGCCGGTGGCACGGGCGATGAGCAGACGACCCATTGGGTGGCGACGATCGAGTTCGCTTACGTGCCGCCATCGAAGGATGACAAATGGCGCTCGCTCAATCCCCTGGGTTTCAGGGTGGTCGAGTATCGGCGCGAGCCCGAAGTCGCACCAACCGTC
- a CDS encoding type IV secretion system protein, whose translation MFFRQLWTQLVSQLTEFIGAKSAALATAIEPAVITLATLYVMIWGYLSLTGKIQEPILEGIKRIFFIAVILGVALRLWAFNELIVDTFFNAPTQLAAAIVGAADPVSTIDTIWEKGGEVAFSLWSRGGVLNGDVGFYIAGAVIYLIIGAVAVYALFLFALSKIALSVVLALGPIFISLLFFEATRRFFEAWVAQLSNYALVAVLASMVASLMLQVVANYAAQTAERGAALTTVDAINMALIAAVVLLVMCQVMPIAAGLASGVALSSFSAVGGLTKWALGGTRRSAYEFGRGVLDGLHGERGSRWDSFRRLGGNRVGSSIASLAGRSAGAQRPTLPRDRVMNPSSSRT comes from the coding sequence ATGTTCTTTCGGCAGCTTTGGACGCAGCTCGTCTCGCAGCTCACTGAGTTCATAGGCGCGAAGTCTGCAGCACTGGCGACCGCGATCGAGCCCGCGGTAATCACGTTGGCAACGCTCTACGTGATGATCTGGGGATACCTTTCGCTCACCGGCAAGATTCAGGAACCCATTCTGGAGGGGATCAAGCGGATCTTCTTCATCGCGGTCATCCTGGGTGTGGCTTTGAGGCTCTGGGCTTTCAATGAGCTCATCGTCGACACCTTCTTCAACGCCCCGACCCAACTCGCGGCAGCGATCGTCGGCGCCGCAGACCCCGTCTCGACCATCGACACGATCTGGGAGAAGGGGGGAGAGGTCGCATTCAGCCTGTGGAGCAGGGGCGGTGTGCTCAATGGGGATGTGGGCTTCTACATCGCCGGCGCCGTCATCTACCTCATCATCGGCGCCGTCGCGGTCTACGCGCTTTTCCTCTTTGCCCTTTCGAAGATCGCGCTGTCCGTCGTGCTGGCGCTGGGCCCGATTTTTATTTCCCTGCTCTTCTTCGAAGCGACACGGCGCTTCTTCGAGGCATGGGTCGCCCAGCTTTCGAACTACGCGCTCGTCGCGGTGCTCGCAAGCATGGTCGCCTCACTCATGCTGCAGGTCGTGGCGAACTACGCCGCTCAAACCGCGGAACGTGGCGCGGCGCTCACGACGGTGGATGCCATCAACATGGCCTTGATCGCAGCGGTGGTGCTGCTCGTGATGTGCCAGGTGATGCCGATCGCCGCCGGACTTGCCAGTGGCGTTGCGCTCAGTTCCTTCAGCGCTGTCGGTGGGCTCACCAAGTGGGCGCTCGGTGGCACCAGGCGCAGCGCGTACGAATTCGGCCGCGGCGTGCTCGACGGCCTGCACGGCGAACGCGGCAGCCGATGGGACTCCTTCCGTCGCCTGGGAGGCAACCGGGTCGGATCATCGATCGCTTCGCTGGCCGGCAGGAGTGCAGGCGCGCAGCGCCCCACCCTGCCCAGAGACCGAGTGATGAATCCCTCTTCCTCTCGGACTTGA